The following proteins come from a genomic window of Nitrospira sp.:
- a CDS encoding Phage tail sheath protein FI: MTSLYQSPGVYREEVFLKPEAKLPTGVPGFVGFADARVKKGITINVPFSIHRRAEFVTQPDGQAGSYVADAVSGFFQNGGLRCYVVLADPDLKKDREGSLKDAIKALSPLNDLDLVAVPDAMLLQRPNARLDAQAVMRVQSDALIHCATHGNRLALLDSLQDGATDVGILAQRHALGVGQAEPINGALYYPWLKASNGRLVPPCGHIAGIVAQTDAKVGVFKAPANEEILGVLDVEIPVDNRVQDELNPEGVNVMRAFPGRGIRVWGARTLSRDPNWRYINVRRLILTVRRWIDRNMTWATFETNDRRLWVRIGRELRAYLVGVWRAGGLRGHTVEEAFYIKCDEETNPPDVREAGMVVTEMGLAPRSPAEFVVLRIVHRLGSRELPRDVELT, translated from the coding sequence ATGACATCGCTCTATCAAAGTCCTGGGGTTTATCGGGAAGAGGTCTTTCTTAAGCCGGAAGCGAAACTGCCGACCGGTGTCCCGGGGTTTGTCGGCTTTGCGGATGCGCGGGTGAAGAAGGGAATCACCATTAATGTTCCCTTCTCCATCCACCGCCGGGCCGAATTCGTCACGCAGCCTGATGGCCAAGCCGGCAGCTATGTAGCTGATGCCGTGTCGGGGTTCTTTCAAAACGGAGGCCTTCGTTGTTATGTGGTGCTCGCGGACCCCGATCTGAAAAAAGATCGGGAGGGGTCGTTGAAGGATGCCATCAAGGCGTTATCGCCCTTGAATGATCTCGATCTCGTCGCAGTGCCTGATGCCATGCTGTTGCAACGGCCGAATGCCCGGCTGGACGCACAGGCCGTGATGCGGGTTCAATCCGACGCGTTGATCCACTGCGCGACGCATGGCAACCGACTGGCACTGTTGGATTCGTTGCAGGATGGGGCGACGGACGTCGGGATACTCGCCCAACGGCATGCTCTTGGAGTGGGACAGGCAGAGCCGATCAACGGGGCCTTGTATTACCCCTGGCTCAAAGCATCGAATGGACGGCTTGTGCCTCCTTGTGGGCACATTGCAGGCATCGTGGCGCAGACCGATGCCAAAGTCGGGGTGTTTAAGGCGCCGGCGAACGAGGAAATATTGGGTGTGCTGGATGTCGAAATTCCTGTGGACAATCGGGTGCAAGATGAACTCAATCCAGAAGGCGTCAATGTCATGCGTGCATTTCCCGGCCGAGGGATTCGTGTCTGGGGTGCGCGTACACTCAGCCGGGATCCCAATTGGCGGTATATCAACGTGCGCCGGCTGATCCTTACCGTGCGCCGTTGGATCGATCGGAATATGACATGGGCCACGTTTGAGACCAACGACCGGCGTTTGTGGGTACGTATAGGGCGGGAGCTCAGAGCCTATTTAGTCGGTGTATGGCGTGCCGGTGGGCTTCGAGGACACACGGTGGAAGAAGCCTTTTATATCAAATGTGATGAGGAAACCAACCCGCCCGATGTTCGTGAAGCGGGAATGGTCGTCACAGAAATGGGATTGGCGCCGAGGTCTCCCGCTGAGTTTGTTGTCTTGCGGATTGTTCATCGTCTTGGGAGCAGAGAGCTGCCGAGAGATGTAGAGCTTACGTAG